From a single Eleginops maclovinus isolate JMC-PN-2008 ecotype Puerto Natales chromosome 20, JC_Emac_rtc_rv5, whole genome shotgun sequence genomic region:
- the LOC134882536 gene encoding E3 SUMO-protein ligase ZBED1-like translates to MPSSLDLEQDDDRDETGSLADSEASSTCSRLPLASIFVEAGRNKMSQAKVEECHRAVTKFVVKGLHPFSTVDAPEFREMTKVLNPKYKAPSRESLTNHLIPAWYGVEKGNVISELKTVSKAAITADGWTSFCQDHYLTVTLHYVSNGQVKEKVLKTKAVYQSQTGSAVAEEIDYILEEYGVREKVVAATVDNAANMDVAIKQLQIVKFPCFAHTLNLGAQKLYNCTAISNWAARVRAVVVWMKRSHMAKVVLKEKQDLLKLPKHMLLLDVRTRWNSLYLMMERFTEQFPAIQAAAIDPRIRRPMEKERLDRIGNEDLRKAEEFVHLMRKHYTSTLAVSSDKSATCGEILPILQKLEQQYTVQEGDSAFTRSIKENIWKDLSKRYQGTDIQRFLEEATILDPRFKYKVKSDAVWDRIREAAITANTVAARDELPGEGETQREGCEDGEEEEVEEHYALPPPSKKTALEELFEEEDNELQSIRESQPRLSLAQKVDQEIQFYKSLPSIPCRDSAALWWWNKQDTLPLLSGLAENYLCVQASSTPSERVFSTAGDTISPERSL, encoded by the exons ATGCCTTCTTCGTTAGATTTAGAACAAGATGATGACCGGGACGAGACGGGTAGTCTGGCTGACTCAGAGGCTAGCAGCACTTGCTCCCGTTTACCTCTGGCTTCTATTTTCGTCgaggcaggcagaaataaaatgtcccaggcAAAGGTAGAAGAATGTCACCGGGCAGTTACCAAATTTGTTGTTAAGGGTTTGCACCCATTTTCTACAGTAGACGCCCCTGAATTTCG GGAGATGACAAAGGTTCTCAATCCAAAATACAAAGCCCCCAGCAGGGAAAGCTTAACCAACCACTTAATCCCTGCTTGGTATGGtgtggaaaagggaaatgtgatctctgaactgaaaacagtgtcaaaggcAGCTATCACGGCTGATGGGTGGACAAGCTTTTGTCAGGATCATTATCTCACGGTTACTCTGCACTACGTGAGCAATGGCCAGGTAAAGGAAAAGGTCCTAAAAACCAAAGCCGTGTACCAATCTCAGACAGGCTCAGCTGTAGCAGAGgagattgattacattttagaagaataTGGTGTACGGGAAAAGGTTGTGGCAGCAACTGTAGACAATGCAGCGAACATGGATGTAGccatcaaacagctgcaaattGTCAAATTTCCATGCTTCGCTCATACGCTGAACCTGGGAGCGCAAAAGCTGTACAACTGCACTGCCATATCCAATTGGGCAGCACGAGTTCGAGCAGTTGTTGTCTGGATGAAGAGGTCCCACATGGCAAAAGTTgttcttaaagagaaacaagactTGCTCA AGCTGCCCAAGCACATGCTCCTCCTGGATGTAAGGACCAGATGGAATTCCCTCTATTTGATGATGGAGAGATTCACCGAGCAGTTCCCTGCTATCCAGGCTGCAGCCATAGATCCACGCATAAGAAGGCCCATGGAGAAGGAAag gTTGGACAGAATAGGCAACGAGGACTTAAGGAAAGCAGAGGAGTTTGTGCATCTCATGCGGAAGCATTACACCTCCACACTGGCCGTCTCCAGCGACAAAAGTGCAACCTGCGGTGAGATTTTGCCCATCTTGCAGAAGCTGGAGCAACAGTACACTGTGCAGGAAGGTGACTCTGCGTTCACAAGGAGCATCAAGGAGAACATTTGGAAGGATCTCTCCAAACGCTACCAG gGAACTGACATTCAGAGATTCCTGGAGGAAGCCACCATCTTGGACCccagatttaaatacaaagtgaaaagtgatGCAGTCTGGGACAGGATCAGGGAAgctgcaataacagcaaatacagtggcagcaagagatgag CTcccaggggaaggagagacacagagggaaggctgcgaagatggggaggaggaagaagtagaagaaCACTAT gcaCTGCCACCACCATCAAAAAAGACAGCCTTGGAAGAACTATTCGAGGAGGAGGACAACGAGCTGCAGTCAATCCGTGAATCACAGCCCCGTCTTTCCCTGGCTCAGAAGGTGGATCAGGAAATCCAGTTCTACAAAAGCCTGCCCTCCATCCCCTGCAGGGATAGCGCCGCACTGTGGTGGTGGAACAAGCAGGATACGCTGCCCTTGCTATCTGGACTGGCTGAAAActacctctgtgtgcaggcttCCTCCACCCCATCTGAGAGGGTGTTCTCCACGGCTGGAGACACCATAAGCCCCGAAAGATCCC TATGA